TCGCTGTCCCTTAATGAGGGCTtgcgtttttaaaaaaattacgtgTATGTGTAGAAATTGTTCCTAAGAGGCAATCTGCCATCCAAAAAACTAagcaaaagtaatttttcacaattttctcatTGTGAATCGAAAGATAATAACAAATCAATTCTCACTTCCTTATTTTGTATCTTAACATTGACTGGTGTACCCTGCACCTGCGATCCGAAAAATACAAGTTTGAGGCAACGACAAAGATAgggtttgcttgtttttgtttttgtttttttttctaatttccaGAGTCCTTTTGAAAGTTCCCCCTGCCAGAACAGTGGCTCATGCCATGCTATATACGAAACATACAATTACAGATGCAAGGCCATGTgccttttctttcagtttctctaGCTTTGGTTTTCCCtcaattcacgaaaaaaaaggaaaaatatgcTATTTAATAAAATAGCATATTTATTTTCTACCAGGAGCCgttctctatttttgttttgttttcgaacCGGTGATCTGGCTTAAAGACAAGCACAGTTTAAGGGCTTAATtgtagagaaaaaaaggaaaatgtgctGATATGTTTCTATACTAGTTATCATGGTTGTAGTCTTTTTATGTCAAAGATATTTCGCGTATGTTagcaaacaaatatttttttaaagaaagacgtttttcgtcttgtccatgaggaatcgaacctcagaccttcggattccgcgctccgatgctctacctctgagccacagagactccacggtgagcgtGGTCTATTACGACGTTCATATGtcacgcgtcctgcatactgccaggatcagcaatgtcgatagcgtaatgtttgtagacaGAAATAAGAGaggtggtaagttttgagctcggtaaagaaataaagagagtgggacaaaataattattttttcactgtCATaattcatcatattttttttgcaattctcTCTTAAGATTCCATAAGAGCGGTGTGTATCCGCTAAGTATGGACGTTGGTGAAGTCCCGGTGTATTGTCACATGACCCTGCCAGCTTGTGGTGAAGGCCAATGGACATCAGTGATGAAGATTGATGGAGCAAAGGTACTAGAAAAGCAGAAGATCTCATTGAGAAATTAAATGTTGTAAATGAAATCCTCTACGGAACCTGGAATTTACTTGTTCCCATTTTCGCCATTACTCCTTAGTTGTGCTGAATAAAATTGAacctcttttccttttttttctgtcaaggACACTTTTATATACGATTCACAATTATGGAATAACATGGAAAGCATCGATATTCTCGGCGGAAGCACAGGGTTCGACTATCAGCAAACCAAGCTGCCGACTTTCTGGAATACGCCCTTGACTCAGATCTGTCTTGGAATGAAAGTTAAGGACGAAGATAGGTTTATCACAATCAATCTGACGGCCAGTTCGCTGCATTCGATATTTTCCACTGATCAGTACTTGCCAACATCATTGGGTCGAAATGTTTGGAAAAAGGTAGTGGGTCCTCAGGCTTCACTGCAGCATTTGCGCAACAAGGAGGGTTTTAACGTGGTGTGTTCAGGTGCCATTAAAACGAGAATCGGTATTATTACGGATGACGTGCTGATGGTCTCTCCGTTTACTTGCGTAGGCTGTGACTCGGCTATTACGTTTGGAGGCGATGATTTTCAAGTGTGTGGGAATAATGGCTATAAGGATATCTCTGCCATGGGGTATAttctgataaaataaaaaatcccgCTGTATGTGAAACCAAGAAGCACCTTTGGGAGGTTAATCCGTTGTGCCATATTAATATGTTTATAGGCATCTCTGTGAGCATCAGATGTTTGTAAGTGGACAGCTTGAATTTAAGAGCGAAGCACCACAAAGCTACGCAATTTGCCGGTCGTAAATTCtagtaaacaacaattcaagCAGGGTAAATCTACCACACGGATCTCGTAAATGCAAGAAATTGTAAGTTTTTCGGTTCGTTTTTCGAAAGATTGATATTATTACATTTATAAAGTGTTGATATTTCCTAAAAGAATTTTGTTCAATAgaagattttaatttaatttaatctaattaaatttaattttaaaaccgtTCAATTTCAGAATTTATGATTTTCAACACAAACTTACGCAATTTTCTAGCCGTTAGTTCTAAAAAACAATGATTCAAGCATGATGAATCTATTACATAGTCTCGTACATGCAAGAAATTCGTTCGTTATTCGCTTCTTAGcagaaaatttacaattctctTAATCAAGATCTAGTCACGAAATATATCTTGGTCGTTTTTGCCTCGTCATTTATTGATACTTTTCGGGTATAACACGATTACCCGGCAGACCCGACCCAATTATAATAAACTCTCTTTTTCGTGCACACCTTGTGTCTGCATACTCTGCTATAaaagaattggttcatgctttagcTGAGcgatcgagttatggatgcacttgggaggtttggagagcactcaaaaagctagagttgctctcggctgcgcctggagtaactcttacgcttctctcaTTACTGGAACAACTCTTGCTGAATTTACTCCTTGCTCAAAATCGTGGTATTAGGCTGGCGACTTTATTACtactgctgaaaaaaaatttctttgtagaAATCAGTATTATATTGTCTGAATTGGAATTGCATGAGAATTTCCTGTTCTTATGAGGCTGTGTTCTCAGCtcacaattttaatttgttcgtTTCCTCTTCCGCTTGCATAATGTGCgtggtattttcctttttgatattgtttttcctcttttagtAATGTTTGTTTATGTTATTTCTAGCAAATGACCACATCAACCCACCAGCAGCTGCTGTGATGCCACACGACCAAGGAGTCTAGTTATTTAGTGTTCGAGTGTTCGTCTTTTTGTGTGAATAGGAGAATCAATGACTTTGTGGCAAGTGTGTTTCGTGTTTGCTGCTTTATCGAAACATTCTTGGGATagcaaaaaatttgtaaatgcAACTGGAGAGAACCTGAGAGGGAACCTTCTCGAGAGAGAGCTCCAATATGTGGCCCAAATTCATGATAAACTACAAGACGCTGTTGGATGCAACGATGTTGCAGTTCTCAACGTGTCGTTTGATAGCCAAAGGTGGAAAAACGAATCTCTTATTGCAGTCAAAGTCGCCAATCTCTTGACTTCTCTCTGGTCTGTGAAATCGTCCGCTTCTGCCGAATCTGTTGTTGAGAATGACATTTTACTGTTTCAAATGGTTCGCTACAACGTCCGTTTCTCTCCATCTGTTTTCGGATCAGCTGTATGTTTCGCGCCAAACTTGTACAAGGACTATGAAAGGTTTTGTCCTTATGCGTTCAAGGACAAGAAATTGAACGGAAGCATTCATGTTACAGATCTTGGGCAAACGGATTACGATTACACTACGAGCCCAAACGCTATTTGGTGGCCTGCAATCACACAAAAAACCAGAAACAAGAGGTCAACAGATTGGATGAAAGTGACCGACTTTTATTCAGTAGGAAGCGCGAATGGAATTGTCGAGAATGAAACCCGCAACCGATTACTTGTGACATACGAAGATGGTTTGTGGACTAGGCCGTATTTCGATTGTTTTGGTGGCAAAGAGTGGATGATAACCTATCTTGCTCCAGTTTTAAACGAAACCAACGAATTTTTGTaagtttggtttttgtttaataattttgCCTCCATCTCTTATTCATCTATAATCAtcgtttttaattgtttttttttttattcttagccAAGTGCATTGGCTGGGTCTTATGGTATAGGATCTGTGCGCTATCATTTGAGTACACTATCCTAAAGAGCAGTTTTCTGTGAAACGATAACAAAGTGTTGTTAAAAAGTAAATCAACTGAATCTAAGAATAACAATCGATCCTCTTCCAGGTGAGAATAGTCTTGTAAAGAACTCTTGACGATGGCAGAGACTGACGTTTTTTTCGACAGGTTGTGGCGGCATATGCCACTATTACTGATCACAGTCCTTTCCCGGACTTCTCCAAGGCGGACGATTATCATAACACGATCAAAACTGTCTTAAACTTGAGTGAAGTCTTGACTTCGCCAGAAGTAATAAATTCGTCAACTGACTCCATTTCGGTTTGCTTGGCACACGCCTATCTCTATAGTCCCGCGCGCGTAGTAAGCAAAAAGTCTTAGAGGAAgttattcatttaaaatatgCGTAAAATCGGcattcagaaaaaaagaatcgcGACTCAAAATTTAAACATTGAAATATGAATGAAATACAAAACTATTATTTCGCAAtcattttctcaaataaacaGCCTATCGTATCAATTTTTATGTCAAGCTTTTCCAGCCAGTTCCAATTATTTAACCTATACATCATCTTGTTGAGCTTTTGACCGTGAGAAAAGAGCAAATTTCTaattttccatgaattttttAGGCAGAGACTTCGCCGGGGTCGCAAAACGTTTTTTCTAGCGTAAAGATTTCACGTCATACAGaagtctgaaagaaaaatatgcgGATATCAAGGGAAAAGTCGaaaatttatcatataaataGCCTGAATGGTAGCATATTGTGAGCACAAAACAACCCTCACATCTGTTCCGGATAGCCCTGTTGTTTTTAGAAATCGGTCGTTTTTAGGAGACCAATCAATATAAAACCGGTTGAAAAACCGCAAACAAACCTGCtagttaaataaaaaatcaatgaaGAAGAATGGGGCGGAAAACAATCTGTTTGTCATATTGCACTTTCTTTTTCTCAGACGGTTATTGTTTGCTTCATTGCaggcaaatatttcaaaatatttgagtTGTAGTTAATGAAAACTGCAACATTTTTATCAGGCTTAATGAAACTGAGCGGCCTAATGGTTTTTTGCCGGGGGGAGTTTTAGTTGTAGTAATTACGCAGTCGTTAACCATATGCAATTTTTGCGGGGAAACTTAGAACATGGGCAGCTTACAGGAAAGTGTAGTctaatcaactgagttgatcatgtaAATTGCCGttgtgaagagtttctaaagcttatCTTTCGAGCGTCGGCCCTGCGTCAGAAAAAAAGACTGAGGGCTATCGTTTGAAAAGTTAACTTAGTTTAAAAACTCgccacggtggccaatttatattaacaAGTCAGTTaacaaaccaaattatctttaattttaacTGCGTGAAATAAATTAACTATGAAACTATTTGCATTCAAATTAGTCATTTCTGCCTTTCGAAGTTAACTACTAAAGGGCCAACAGAATAGAAGCAAAATGCCGATCAATATTTTTGCGAAACAAATCATTACCAGCAATGCGAGTCATATTGCGTCTCAAATACCGTACGTCAATCAAAgattactttcaaaatggcttcccgaagatacaaagaaatgtatgggatctgaaataaaatcttattttttggcagtttaaataaattaaattctacGTGCCGACCTCTCGTTGATAAATAATATGCAACTGCACTACGAAGCGAAAGTTTTTTCACCGTTTCGTTTATTCGTCGAGCCGCGGAATAGaggtaaaataacaaagatCTTCGGTTGTACTTCCTTTATAGTTTCATCCAAATACCTTCACTTACCTTCACTTCCATGCTTTGAGCTGTCCGTGTGTTTCATGCTTTCATCGGTGCCGACccctcaaaattttcttcagtttacgATCTTTCAAATACGTTAAATAAAGCCTTCCATGATAAAATAGGAGGCCGCAAATCAATCTTGAAAATAGGGCTTTTTCACTATTAGACGTAACCTTTACCTGAGCTCGCGAATGTCCTGTAGGACGCGAAGAACGACCACTTTCCATCGTTTTCTTCGTGAAAAAAGTCGCCATATTTACTTCAGCTTAGCAGCCTAGCATTTCCACGCTTTTTACCGCTGTTTTAACAATCTGCAGACTCCTACAAGCGCCAAATCGCGccaattataaaaaacaaaatttcatccGAAGTAAAATATAGCTGCAGGAACATAAAAGGGTCAATACACATACCTCGTTCTTCAATCTTCGCCGGCTGATAAGTCTCTCCACAAAATAAACTTTAGATccgcttttaaattttctccttcctttcaaatgaacttCTAAATCCACTGTAGAAAGAACATTTAGTGCTTTATAATCAACTCGATTCCTCCGCGGAAATCTACTTCGCTCCATGTTTACATGAAATCTGACGCCATAGCGCATGAACAGTAGAACCTGAAGAAACTACTGACCTCGCGGACCGCGGGAGTAAAATGTCTCGGATTGCTGGTAATGCATGTTTCCCGCGTACGAGACTAATTTttcaacatctttctttatacCAGCGAATAAGCTTAAGATTCAACACCTTTTCATTTGGCATTTGATTCTGAACAGCTGCAGAACTGCTTGTATTGGCTCTATACAGGACATTTGACGCATATGAGCCTTCAACacctttttgttttgcatttgattctGAACAGCTGCAGAACTGCTTGTATTGGCTCTATACAGGACATTTGACGCATATGAGCCTGGTCAGTATGTTACCGGCTCGGTAGCAATCTCGTGCAAGAGCTTCCGTTACCCAATACAGCGGTCAAGGGTCAGGCATACGCAaggggatcaattttggccggcTGAGCGGCAATTTCCCGCGTAAAATTTCagggaaaacatgaaaaataaccGCTGTCTTGCAAAATATGCACAAATATTCAAACGCTTGTAGAAATCTGCACAGGGAGACAAAAAGTATGGGAAAGGAAAACTTGGGAGTCCAGAATACTAAAAATAATCGATTACAAGTATCCAAATACTCTGAAAGCGAGATTGGTTCACAAACGAGTTTAAAGAGCATTCGACGGCGGGATTAGAATTAGCGGAAGTTCAAAGTTTCACAAAGGATTCAGACCTTTTTGGTCTTAAAAGCGTGAAAATTGTTAGCAATTGATCTTTCTTAAGATTAAGGGTTGCTGAGAAGGTGGGAACAGCTTCACGTTCTGCAGTCCTGGAAATAAGACTTGGccgaacattttttttttctttttgcttcttCAGAGCTTTAGTAAGCGTGGATATTTCTCTTGAGGATGTAGATATCGACCAGTGCGATGCCCCAGACTCCGCTGAACAACAGAGCTCAGAAGAGACTGGTGACCAAGCCaaaccaaaccacttaagcACATTCATGGGAACTCACAGGTGCAAAAAGAGCACAAAGGCAAGTTATACAGACTAAGAAACATCACATTCATGCTGATTTAATTCCATAACAAACTTAAAGGAAACCATCCCTGCCCCCTCTCCGTACCACATTTTAATTTGGAATAGCTATCTTTTTGCAGTGTGTACCAGTCCCTTTCCAAGGATTCAAACGCGGCACCTATCGCTGTACTTGCAAACGAGGCTACTATTTTCCAGACCCCACAGCAACTCGGAAATACTTTCCCGGGCAGGTCCTGGAGAAAGAATACGACAAGATGCTGAGAGGCGAATCGAACCTTTATGAGCACCACTTTGAGTGCCTTGCTTGTAGTGAGGGCTGTGAGGAATGTGTGGATGGCAGCGCATGCGTGTATGATGTGTATACAAAGCTGAGATATTCTCTCCTTGTAATTAACTGCCTCTTTGTCGTCATTTCGTTAGCCCTCGCAGCATTGGTGTTCAAACTTTGGCAGAATAAGGTAAAGAAAGGGCAAGACCAGAACAGTTTGGGTTCGCAATGCTCGTCACTGAAGTACTGGTTTCCAGGCCTCTGACTTTgacccttttcttttttttgcatagCAAGTTACGTTATGCATCCCTTTTTAACATGTTTTAGAGGAGAGCacatctttaaataaaataccACAATTATAAAACTCCACACCGTGTTACCGTCCCAAAACCTAAAAGTCATATACTACTGTCCATGGGAAACGTTCTGAACTTAATAAACGCCGCTGTGTTTGATCGAGTAAGTACGGAAACCAGATGCTTGAAAGTTGTTTCTTAGAATATGATTAGTCACCTGGTTGTATCTGCTCTGGGCTACGATCAAATTTCTCTAACCAAATCTTGACAGAAATTGTGCATTTTTATTATGATGTATGAAATGAATGAGTTCACGGGCAGCTTTCTTTtcagtgacattttttttccgTCTGTTAGATATTCAAAGCTTCCTGTCCACGTTTTCTTGAAGTTATTATCTGCGGAGCGATAATGATGTATGTAAAGGTACGTGATTTGACTTGATCAATCAGTTATTTACTGCACAACtaattttaatgaatgaatatCTCTGTGATAAGTAGACTTTTaatgaatcaattttttaccCGTAGTTTTTAGTCTTTCTGAGAGCCTCTGTATGATTAAACCACGTTGGGAAAAAATTGTTCCTCTTAGAAGACATTAAACACAGCTTGAAACAACTCTGAAATTTTTTGCACTCGATCCACTTGGCCGTTTTGTCATGTCGGCTCCCGTAAATCCTCACCAAACAACGTTAGGAAAATAATCCAAAGGTAAGACCAATCATCCCAGTTCAACTGTTGATGCATGTCCCTTTCATGATTTAAGCTTATCGTATCGTTCCCTAAACCTTCCGAAGTGCGCTGCATATTGTCACCTTGGTTACATCACCTGGGTTTCGCTTTGGTATATGGTTCTCTGGCTCTGAAGACATGGAGGTAAGAAGCTTGTTGTAGGCCCTCAGTTAGTAAAGGGGAGGAAAATTGTAAACGGAGTGTAATGGTGACAGGGCGAAAATGAAGGAGGTCTAGGTTGGGTCGCGTAATGAACGCGACTCGATCCAAACCTCCGTAGTCTTTCACTCCTCTGCTACTATCAcattaagttttatttgctAAACGCCTGAGAGGCTGAGAGGCTGAGAGGCAAGTTTAAAAAGGTCAGCTTAGTAAACGATCACTGTAAAAATGATACTTTTCACGAACCAACCATCTTAAATTCCCTGACGATCATCCGCTCATCTAACCCTGTTACCCCAGTTCAGGTTTTCGGACCTTCAATAATAGACGTGAAACAGCCCGCCCGTCAGAACTACCactgtaaaaaaacaaacaaacaaacaaaacactcaTACTAGCAGTTGATCGATTGTCACAGTGGTAATTCACTCCAGGAAGTTCAAGTTTTCCTCGAGATGCAACTACTCTTGTCCTTGAAGGGGGAATTATTATGATTACGATTGGTAATCTTAAGCTTAAAGGATTAATGATTCTTATTCAATAGTAACCATGCATTTCCCttccttctttctttcgtttttccaCCACTCCAGAGTGGTGTTAATTTTCCGCGTGCGCTCCGCTCGTAAGTTGGCTATAACAGACAGTGTGTTGCTGAGGAGATTGGCAGTTATTGTATTGCTGTATACAAGTTACTTGACCGTTTGGATGGTGATACAGCCACCTTCCATCGAATCAAGTATTACCGCTGATAAACTCAAATACGACAGATGCTCGACAAGCTCGTTTAGTCACATGATCTTAGCAGGTAAACAAAACATCCTAAATCACGTAAGTGCCTAT
This region of Pocillopora verrucosa isolate sample1 chromosome 3, ASM3666991v2, whole genome shotgun sequence genomic DNA includes:
- the LOC131797673 gene encoding uncharacterized skeletal organic matrix protein 5-like is translated as MDVGEVPVYCHMTLPACGEGQWTSVMKIDGAKDTFIYDSQLWNNMESIDILGGSTGFDYQQTKLPTFWNTPLTQICLGMKVKDEDRFITINLTASSLHSIFSTDQYLPTSLGRNVWKKVVGPQASLQHLRNKEGFNVVCSGAIKTRIGIITDDVLMVSPFTCVGCDSAITFGGDDFQVCGNNGYKDISAMGYILIK
- the LOC131797692 gene encoding probable G-protein coupled receptor CG31760 — protein: MTLWQVCFVFAALSKHSWDSKKFVNATGENLRGNLLERELQYVAQIHDKLQDAVGCNDVAVLNVSFDSQRWKNESLIAVKVANLLTSLWSVKSSASAESVVENDILLFQMVRYNVRFSPSVFGSAVCFAPNLYKDYERFCPYAFKDKKLNGSIHVTDLGQTDYDYTTSPNAIWWPAITQKTRNKRSTDWMKVTDFYSVGSANGIVENETRNRLLVTYEDGLWTRPYFDCFGGKEWMITYLAPVLNETNEFLALVSVDISLEDVDIDQCDAPDSAEQQSSEETGDQAKPNHLSTFMGTHRCKKSTKCVPVPFQGFKRGTYRCTCKRGYYFPDPTATRKYFPGQVLEKEYDKMLRGESNLYEHHFECLACSEGCEECVDGSACVYDVYTKLRYSLLVINCLFVVISLALAALVFKLWQNKIFKASCPRFLEVIICGAIMMYVKLIVSFPKPSEVRCILSPWLHHLGFALVYGSLALKTWRVVLIFRVRSARKLAITDSVLLRRLAVIVLLYTSYLTVWMVIQPPSIESSITADKLKYDRCSTSSFSHMILAADFVVLAWGMWLSFKVRKVPQVYNESKFIGYAIYNATFIICFINVLSVVLSSGSSPDVMYAMDFININISASVTLMLLFFHKIFLALALRSNSHRTSPQENKLSVRSRGETFAKELDTTILGGENDELKREVRRLASKVALLQSQLMTERNRHVTKIGSS